The Fusarium fujikuroi IMI 58289 draft genome, chromosome FFUJ_chr01 sequence CACACTCATCAACCATCCCGTCAACATTTCGGATAAAGTCATGGATCCCAGGGCGTGGAGCGTAGCATGCCGTGAAAAAGAACATGTCAAGAAGTAGAATAGTGTCGTAGTAGAGGAGATGGCGGAGCGCGGTCTTTGCTAGCTCAAGAGAGACCGAAGCAGCGTGGGCGATACGTCGAACATCAGAGACGCCGTCGATGTGAGAGATGACTTTCTGGAGGGTGAGGTCCCAGGTCGGATCCATAATGTCAGAGAATTTGGCCTTTGGAACAGGGACATGCCAGCCTCGAACCCTGGGAGGATCCATGTGGTGAGGGAAGAGCTTCATGTTGATAGTATTGGCTTCGTCTGTAAATTCATTAGTATCAAGTCCGAGCCAGCGACAAAGTTAGCTTACCAACGGGAATCATGCACTCTCCATAATTGTCCAAATCCTCTTTGACAATCTCGAGCAAACTATCAATCGGTCTCCTCCCGGACCCTTTAGTCTCTGCATTTTGGCTCAAGTACTCGTTTTGTTTCTCCATCTCAGAAAAGGTAGAGGCTAGACCACGAACGACGCGTTCATAAGGAACATGATCAACATCAGCGTCGAGCACGAGGccgaagttgaagatgaactcATTTCGAAGATACTTGGTGTGTGGAATAACAACTGGGTATCCTAGGACAGTGTACTTCCCATCTGGcgtgttgatggtgagatAGCGATTGCAGAAGGCTTGTCTCGGAATGATGTATTCATGGAGTACGTCGAAGTCGATAAGAGGGGATTTGGTTGAGCCTTCGACGGCGGTTATGCAGCCTGCGGGAGACTGTGCGACGATCTTGGGGCCTAAATAGTATTAGGAGAGATATATGAGCTCATTGGTCTTGACTATTTACCCTCTTGGGGGAAGAATCTGGCGTAAAAGATGCCTTGAatcatgatgaacttgggATCATTATCTGGTATTGATCAGAGGAGTTGATATTGACTCTGACCATTCGCTggtgtatatatatatatgaaAGAGATGGTATGTCTTCTTCTAGGCGATGCAGCTTATTCCATCTTGTCAATAATTTGAACGCATCTTATTGAAACCTTCAGatgagagttgaagatggttAAGTAAAGCTAGGCATGTTCGCAGTTCAACTCAATTGGGATCAAGACCAACGCCCCACGCTGATTGGTTACCCTGTATCAACCCAGGACCCTCATAAGAATGtagagtgagtgagtggtgTGTTCAGCATTGAACGTCAAGATGAGTATAACAAAATGAGATCTCCCGCCAaagtcttcttctcatcatctaaCTGATCTCGTTGTTTCGGAACATTGCGCTGTTTAAGCCTTTTTGAACAAACGGAAGCGAAAAGCTGCGAGAGTGAGATGGGTGCTTGAATCATGAGTTTATGTGCAGCCTAAAGCCACAAGTGTCCCCCATAAGGCACAAAGGAGGTATGAAAAGGGGAACAATTTCAATACATGACGTCCGCCTTTTCGGATaaagaggatgagatgaggtCTAGTCCGCAGCTCCCGGAAATGATGTTGACTTGGCTGTGATTACTGGAATCTGGctccagaagatgatggacgGCGGTGGAATAAGATGATAAGTGTTCATATGCTTGAGAGAGAACCAAACCTTTCAAGAGAAACGATCCTGTCTCATAAAAAGGTTTTGATACAACATTTAACTCGCATGCAAACAAAGTCTCTATTCACagaatatttctttttataacttCTCCAAACCCTGCCCTGCTTCATCGACTCTGCATACTCCGTACCCTTCATTCTATTTGATAATTATCCACAGCGCGTCATTGGCAGTAAAAGTTGCCCCACGTCACTACCGACTGATAATACCACCTGAGCCTAGGCTGCCTGCGCCTACGCCTGCATCTGCAGTTGATCCAATTGAGTAACTCAGCACTTAGCGTATGGGACTGGGCCTTGACGTCTAGTCTACcctccacttcttctcaaggcttcGCTCAATTTACCTGCTTCCAACTTCGCCTTCAACATCGTCTTGACTTCCAAGACTACACCTTTCCTCCCAACATCCCCAGGCAATAGACTATACCTATTTAGCAGTAACAGCATATCTGGGAACAGCTCTCAAGATCGCTCATAACCTACTTCTGCACTCAAGAGCTCCCTCCCCGCTCTTTTCCATCCTCAACCCCCGCCGCTATCGCTATTCGACCCCCTCGTTGCGCCGCGCCACGCCATATCGCCAGTCTACACAATGGCTGACAACCCCGAGCCGAGCGCTGACTCTCAGATCACCTTCAAGGTGAAGACTTCCTCAGACAGCACGCATAGCATCACTATCAACGATACAGCAACTGTCCTCGACCTCAAGACTAAGCTCGCGGGAGAGGACTTTGAGAACATTCCCGTTGAACGACAGCGTCTCATCTACTCTGGCAGAGTCATGAAGAACGATGATGCTCTGAGCACTTACAAGATTAAGCACAACAACACAATCCACATGGTCAAGAGCGCTGCCAGCAATCAGCAGCCCAATCAAACTCCCACCGCCAACACCTCCACATCGACTCCCGCCCCCACCAACATGGCTTCAGGCACAGCAAACCAACCTTTTGCCAACTTGACTGGTGCTCGGTATGCTGGATTTGGGAATGGCCTTCCCGGCCTCGATATGTTTGGGCCCGACGGTGGTGTACGTATGATGCACTGTAGATGTCGACTGTTGCTGACACATACTTCTAGATGGGCGCTCCAATGGACGAGGCACGAATTCAACGACTTATGTCCGATCCCAACGTTCAACAATCTATGAACGAGGCTCTTAACAATCCCGATTTTATCAATATGCTGATCGATTCGAACCCTATGCTTCGAAACCTTCCCAACGCCCGAGAAATCATTACATCACCATTTATGCGACAGATGATGAGCAGCCccgagatgatgagccagGCTATGCGTATGCAGCGAAGCATGCAAGGAGGAGAGGCTGGAGCTTTCCCAGCTCCCGGTGCTACCGACACCACACCCCAGGCCGCAGCCAGCGGAGGAAATACGCAGGGTCAACAAGGCCAGGCAAACCCTCTCGCCAGCCCATTTCTCTCAGGCATGTTGGGAGGCCAACAGGGAGGCAACGCTCCTGACATGGCTCAGCTGATGCAGCAGCTCCAGGGACTTCGCTCACTGTACGGAGACGTCGGCCAGGGACAGACAGCGACGGGACAGACTGGCACAGGTAACACACCTAGCCAAGGAGCGACGGACAGTTCGGCCGATGCGCAAAACTCTGGAACAACGCCCAGCCAAGGTGGTACGCAGCAGGGCTCAACCACTAGCCCACCTCCCGCGAACCCATTCGCTGCGCTCTTCCCTCCGCCTGGAGCTGGCGCACAGCCTAACAACCCCTTTGGCATGAACCCCGAGATgatgcagcagatgatgcaaatgcttggtggtggtggattGAACCCGGCTCCTGCGGCCCCTGCTGATAACCGACCCCCGGAAGAGCGCTACGCTGAGCAATTGCGCCAGCTTAACGATATGggcttctttgactttgaccgCAATGTTGCGGCCCTGCGTCGAAGTGGCGGGAGTGTCCAGGGCGCCATTGAGCATTTGCTTAGCGGACCTTGAACGAGAGGCCCAGTGCGGAAATTTTGGGGATTAGAATCCAGGGTTTGCTCACTTCAGTTGGGAGGGGTATTCGAGTCAAGACTGGCGAGACAAGCTGAGAAATACAGGTTGGTTGGGGAGATATCCTCTAGGTGAAGCATGGTGTGGTCATAAATATCAGGTTTGGAACAGAGAGTATTTCGAACTTCACAAATTGTTTTAATGTGATTTGTAATTAGTCATGACTCTGATTATAGCTGAACTCATGAAGCTAGCTTGCTAATAAGGTTATCATGGAAGTTGATGTAGTCATATTGGTGTACAGAGTAGTCCACTATCAATTAACTAAAGTAGGGGCCGATCGCCGGGGGAAGATGCCTCGGCTCATGGATCTCTTCCCCGCGTAACCCCAGACTCTGGCCGCGACAAGGTAACCGACGTCAGCTATTAAAtctgttctttttctttttggtttTCTTTTGCGACATCTCCGATCTCTCCTCCACTTGCCATTCGTAAACTATACATCGTGATTTCTTGGTCAACTCTCGATAACCTCCAATTGTTTACCGACGGAACTTCACTCATAATACCCAGCCAGCACATATCAACAACCACATCCATCATGCGCGGCATCCAAATCACCGAATACCTCAAGGTGAGCTTCCAATTTCACACTCACCTCCATCAAATACACTAATAAAATCAAAAGGGCCCTGACCAGCTCACGGTCTCAGATCTTCCCGATCCCAAGCCCACGGACAATGAGTATCTCATCCAAGTCcacgccgccgccgccaactTCTTCGATATCTTACAAATCCAAGGAAAATATCAAAACCAACCCCGTAAGCTCACCAACTCAAGCCATCACTCACAGAATACTAACACCATAAAGCCTTTCCCTGGATCGCCGGCGCCGAATTCGCAGGTACCGTCGTCGCCACACCCAAGGGTAGCTCCAACCCCAAGTTTCCTGTTGGATCGCGAGTCTTTGGCGCATCGCAAGGCGCTTTTGCAACAAAGATCAAGGCGAAAGAAGAGACACTTCTGCCTGTTCCCGATGGCTGGTCGTTCAAGGAGGCGGCTGGTCTGTTTGTTACTGCGCCTACAAGTTATGGCGCTTTGGTTGTGAGAGCTGGTGTCAAGAAGGGCGATTACGTACTTGTCCATGCTGCAGCCGGCGGTGTTGGTCTTGCGGCCGTTCAAGGTATGAGATTCTCAGAagtggtgatgagattgtgAACTGACATGAAATAGTGGCCAAGGCTTTTGGCGCGACTGTTATTGCGACAGCTTCTACACAGCACAAGCTCGACATTGCAAAGTCTTATGGCGCCGACCATGTTATCTCTTACAACGATGCTACATGGCCCGCTAAGGTCAAGGCTTTGACTCCTAAGTCTCGTGGAGTCGACATCGTCTACGACCCCGTCGGTCTGATCGACCTTTCTACAAAGTGCACAGCCTGGAACGGCCGAATTCTCGTTATTGGTTTCGCAGCAGGCAAGATCGAAAAGGTCGCCATGAACAAGGTTCTTCTTAAGAACATTTCTATTGTCGGACTTCACTGGGGAGCATACTCTATCCATGAGAGGGAGACGATACCCAAGGTGTGGGATGGCATCATGGATCTTGTCAAGCAGGGTAAGCTCAGGGGTACTGAGTATACTGATGAGGAGTttgttggtcttgagagAACTGGGGCTGCGCTGAAGGCTCTTGGTGGCCGGGGGACTTGGGGTAAGGTTGTTATTAAGATACCTGAGGAGGGACAGAGCAAGCTATAGATAGCGGCTGTAGGCGATATTTGGCCCAAGTGATAGATTCATGTTGCTGATATTTCAATTCACCGAGTTAACAGCTATTGAGAGAAGACTTCATAGCAATCTTTAACCATCTGTATCAAACCGTTAACAATGGTCTAATCTTAATGCAAACCAATCCCTGGTGTATCATTTCCCAATTCATCATCGTAATCTTCTGCTACTCTAATCCCATGTCCAATGATATTATCTtactgctgctgttgctgttgttgctgaacaCCAGAAGCCATTTGCTGAAACTTGTCCAGCACCTCTTTATCTACATTGACAGCCCACTGCTCCTGGAAGGCCTGCTCACCTCCGACCCTGTTCACCAAATCTTGCAGGCGCATCTTGACAAAATCGAACGCGTGAACGGTATGAATGGGATCTTTGGCTTCCATGTTGCGGTCCGCAATGATCTTGGGGGTATCATATTCGGTGGTCTCCAAAGGACCCCATATCAGGGTATCGGTTCCGTTGGCAACACCATCTTGGAGATCGGAAATCACATTGATCCACATGTCGAAGTAGTCCTGGAGTTTGCTCAACACGAGTTCTTGAACAGGTGATGGCAATTCCAGCAATCTTGTCAAGCCAAGTAGGTAGAGTTTCTGCCGCTCAATGTGGTCCATACTTGACATATGTGAGAACCACTCAGATGATAGCCAGGCCCAGACTTGATCAAGCGAACCCATATTGGTCAGCATCTGACTGAAGAGTGTGGGTTCAGCGAGAGCCAATCGTCCTAGAATGGCAAAGTAATCTGTCTCAGTGATAGTACTGAGTTTGCTGACCTTTCGGTTGGGACCTGTGGTCTGATGTGATTCCCAAGCGTCATGTAGGTTTCCGAGGATTTTGTTCATAAAGCCGATTTCAACCATATCCTGTAAGATGACTGAAACTCCCGTCGAGCCGCCAAGCTCGACAGCGGCCCTGATAAAATTCTCAATGCAACTAGTACCCATACGAACTTGTTCTCGGCTCTTTGAATCTAAGATGTTAGACAAGGCGCTCAATGTCGGGCGACGCAGGCGATCTTCTAGCATAGAAGCAGGAGCAAGAAGGATATAAGACTCAACAGCTGTTAGAGCCAGTGAGGCAGTCTCACTATCATACTCGAGTAGTGGCAGAACAAGTTCTGCAATGTTTACCAACTCAGGAGCCAGGGGAGCATAGCTCTGCATGAGAATATTATTCCACAATTCCAAAGACTCATCAATTAAGTGGAGGTGTAGGTCTGATCCTCGACGGGCTGCTTCAGAGAGGAGTGGCAGCATGAAGTGCTGATATCGTTGTGAATCCGGACCCATGCTCATAACCAGGGCTGCGAAAATCGATGTTACCGCTTGCTTGATCATGTACTCTTCAGCCCCAGAGTTCTCCCAAACCGTAGGAAGAGCCGACATGAGCTGGTCTCCAAACTGGGATACTTGCTCTTCCATTCGTGTAACCAGGATTCTAATGGACTCAAGGATAGCCAACTTAGTttcatcgacatcaacacTTTGAACAAGATTGATGAGCTGTGACAAAACATCAGAAGTGTATGGCAGGAAAGCGTCCACATTGAAGTCAAGCTCATCGGCAATCCATCGTAGTTGTCGGGCAGCTGTAATTCTGACAACCACATCGttggtctcatcatcagGGTTGAGGAAATGCCGGTAGATTTGGTAGACGATCGGCCTACTTGAGTCATCGAGCTTGATAGGAGCCCACTGACTCACAAGGATGGCGATTCGTCGTCGCAGTACCTTGCAGAGGCCGCCTTGTAGACGTGCATCATTGACAATCGTTGAAGCCAGAACGGCATCAAAGTCGAACACGTGATGAACATGAGCAGCGGCGAGGCCCATTGCAGTATACACTGCCTCTTTGGTAGCAATATCGGCCTGGGGATCTTGTGCTGTCTGGAAATAAGACAACAGGGGAGGAACTAGCAAGTCCTTATAGTTTGTGAGAAGATCGAGGAAAAGCTTTTCAGCACACGGCCTTACTTCCCACTCATAAGCATTTCCTTCGCTCTGTTCCTGCTGCTCCCACTCCTCTGGATCTTCCTCCCAACCCTCAAGATCCGACTTACGGAAGACAAAGAGatgggtgatgatggagttAACAATTTGAATGACGAGATCAGGTTTCAAAAGTTCCGATTTGATCAGGTTCTTAGCCTTTTCTTGCTCGGCTTTTACTTCCGGGCTTCGCCATCTAAAAGTCTGGACATGCTGGAACCCTATCCGGACGCATGACCTGAGCAGGAGAAGCCCCTTGAGGGCCAGTCTTTCTAGGACGGGTCCCTCGACCTTGGACTTTGCAGATCCGGTCTCTGATGGGCCTTGTCTGATACCGCCAGACTTGTCAAATACCTCTGCAAACTTCGCAACCAGCTCCCAATATGATTGTACCAATGGGATGGAGTTGGGAAGAAACACAAAGCTGGCGGCATGCTGCTCCGCCATGTCGATGTGCAGCTTGGTAAACTGGAGCAAGTGTTTGCCAACGACTTCCTGATAGTTTGGTGGGACTGCCGAGTCATGACTAACAAGATTGAGGAGCTGCCCGAACTGGTTCTGGGACAAAGTCCAAAATTGCTCAACGGTGTTGTCACTGTGGGGGCGCTCGTAGCCCATTATAACGAGCCGACGAAGGACTCGAAGAGCAAGTAAGCTGTTGAGCATAGCCAGGTTGGCTTCCTCCTGACCTCCCGGCCCACCAGTAAGGAAGCCCATCCATGCCTGGGACTTTTCTGAGTAGACTTCGCTTAGAACGTGAACAATCTCAGGGGTGACTGATTGTAGAGCGGTCTGGTTCTTTCGCATGCGTGCGGTTCCTAGTTCCTTCACCACTCGTAGTAGAATCTCGAGGATGCCATGAAGGTGTCTCTGGTTACCATTTCGCGATGAACGGAGGAGTTCGATAATATTGCCCATAGCATCTGGCCATTCGCCAGGATAATCGATTCTAACGATCTTCGCGACCACCAGAGCATTGTGTAGAGCAAGGTTGGTGTGCTCTTCCTCGATAGAGCCTTGGAATAGTCGCGAGCGTATcaagctcttttcctctGGTTTTATACTGTTCTTGACCTGGTTGAATAACCGCCAATAGCGGTCAATACCATTCTTGAGCTGAATTATGGCGAGAAATCGAACTTCGTAGGCGAGGGACTTGTCGAGGTAGACAGCCTGCGAGATTGTTAGTGTGTTGAAAAGAGTCTCCATCTCGGCCATAAGGCTCACCTGCAACGAAGAATAGTAGCCTGGTTGGAGCTCCCATGATGTTAGTTGTTGCCCTGCCGTCTGACGCTGCGCATAATCGGTTGAAGTGGCTGACTGCAGTGTCTGGTACAGCGACTGCAAAGACAGCGGATTCGCATCGCCTGGGACTTCGATAGGGAAGCTCATGGTGAGAGCCAGCAGCGGCTTATGTCCGTGGGAGCCGCAGGATTAGTTAGGACTTTGGGAGCTTAAGTATGGCAACGGATTATTGAGAGAGCGAAAGCCTCGTTGTGTGAGGGCGAAGAGAAATTACGGTATGAAGATGAGTCGTGAATTTTGGCTAGTTGAGATCCAATGCTCACGCAGTTGCTCTGTTTGTATGGATGGCGGGGTTCCATTAGGTTGTTAGCATTGGGGAGGGGTCACACAAAGACCCAGAGACCCATGGCACAATGTCCATAACCACTATAGAACAAAGGGACTGTACATTCAACCTATGATATCACCTCTCATATATGGAATTACGTATGATCTGACCTACCAAACTGTCAGCATGATTGTGTTCTTCATGAGGTTTAATAGGTATACAGAGACATCGCCCTGTATGTATTACCTTATATTGTTAACCGCTACACGAACTGGACATGTCCACCGACTGCCGATGGGCGATAGCTGACCGCTAAGAATAGCGGCCCGTGGGTGTCCGCTAGGCTTTAAACAGCAACGAGCTGGCAGGCGTCCATGGAACGCTTTCAGGTGGGTTTGTGAATTTTGGATCGTCATATTTCC is a genomic window containing:
- a CDS encoding related to nuclear transport factor, with translation MSFPIEVPGDANPLSLQSLYQTLQSATSTDYAQRQTAGQQLTSWELQPGYYSSLQAVYLDKSLAYEVRFLAIIQLKNGIDRYWRLFNQVKNSIKPEEKSLIRSRLFQGSIEEEHTNLALHNALVVAKIVRIDYPGEWPDAMGNIIELLRSSRNGNQRHLHGILEILLRVVKELGTARMRKNQTALQSVTPEIVHVLSEVYSEKSQAWMGFLTGGPGGQEEANLAMLNSLLALRVLRRLVIMGYERPHSDNTVEQFWTLSQNQFGQLLNLVSHDSAVPPNYQEVVGKHLLQFTKLHIDMAEQHAASFVFLPNSIPLVQSYWELVAKFAEVFDKSGGIRQGPSETGSAKSKVEGPVLERLALKGLLLLRSCVRIGFQHVQTFRWRSPEVKAEQEKAKNLIKSELLKPDLVIQIVNSIITHLFVFRKSDLEGWEEDPEEWEQQEQSEGNAYEWEVRPCAEKLFLDLLTNYKDLLVPPLLSYFQTAQDPQADIATKEAVYTAMGLAAAHVHHVFDFDAVLASTIVNDARLQGGLCKVLRRRIAILVSQWAPIKLDDSSRPIVYQIYRHFLNPDDETNDVVVRITAARQLRWIADELDFNVDAFLPYTSDVLSQLINLVQSVDVDETKLAILESIRILVTRMEEQVSQFGDQLMSALPTVWENSGAEEYMIKQAVTSIFAALVMSMGPDSQRYQHFMLPLLSEAARRGSDLHLHLIDESLELWNNILMQSYAPLAPELVNIAELVLPLLEYDSETASLALTAVESYILLAPASMLEDRLRRPTLSALSNILDSKSREQVRMGTSCIENFIRAAVELGGSTGVSVILQDMVEIGFMNKILGNLHDAWESHQTTGPNRKVSKLSTITETDYFAILGRLALAEPTLFSQMLTNMGSLDQVWAWLSSEWFSHMSSMDHIERQKLYLLGLTRLLELPSPVQELVLSKLQDYFDMWINVISDLQDGVANGTDTLIWGPLETTEYDTPKIIADRNMEAKDPIHTVHAFDFVKMRLQDLVNRVGGEQAFQEQWAVNVDKEVLDKFQQMASGVQQQQQQQQ
- a CDS encoding related to quinone reductase gives rise to the protein MRGIQITEYLKGPDQLTVSDLPDPKPTDNEYLIQVHAAAANFFDILQIQGKYQNQPPFPWIAGAEFAGTVVATPKGSSNPKFPVGSRVFGASQGAFATKIKAKEETLLPVPDGWSFKEAAGLFVTAPTSYGALVVRAGVKKGDYVLVHAAAGGVGLAAVQVAKAFGATVIATASTQHKLDIAKSYGADHVISYNDATWPAKVKALTPKSRGVDIVYDPVGLIDLSTKCTAWNGRILVIGFAAGKIEKVAMNKVLLKNISIVGLHWGAYSIHERETIPKVWDGIMDLVKQGKLRGTEYTDEEFVGLERTGAALKALGGRGTWGKVVIKIPEEGQSKL
- a CDS encoding related to ubiquitin-like protein DSK2, giving the protein MADNPEPSADSQITFKVKTSSDSTHSITINDTATVLDLKTKLAGEDFENIPVERQRLIYSGRVMKNDDALSTYKIKHNNTIHMVKSAASNQQPNQTPTANTSTSTPAPTNMASGTANQPFANLTGARYAGFGNGLPGLDMFGPDGGMGAPMDEARIQRLMSDPNVQQSMNEALNNPDFINMLIDSNPMLRNLPNAREIITSPFMRQMMSSPEMMSQAMRMQRSMQGGEAGAFPAPGATDTTPQAAASGGNTQGQQGQANPLASPFLSGMLGGQQGGNAPDMAQLMQQLQGLRSLYGDVGQGQTATGQTGTGNTPSQGATDSSADAQNSGTTPSQGGTQQGSTTSPPPANPFAALFPPPGAGAQPNNPFGMNPEMMQQMMQMLGGGGLNPAPAAPADNRPPEERYAEQLRQLNDMGFFDFDRNVAALRRSGGSVQGAIEHLLSGP
- a CDS encoding related to nitrogen permease regulator produces the protein MIQGIFYARFFPQEGPKIVAQSPAGCITAVEGSTKSPLIDFDVLHEYIIPRQAFCNRYLTINTPDGKYTVLGYPVVIPHTKYLRNEFIFNFGLVLDADVDHVPYERVVRGLASTFSEMEKQNEYLSQNAETKGSGRRPIDSLLEIVKEDLDNYGECMIPVDEANTINMKLFPHHMDPPRVRGWHVPVPKAKFSDIMDPTWDLTLQKVISHIDGVSDVRRIAHAASVSLELAKTALRHLLYYDTILLLDMFFFTACYAPRPGIHDFIRNVDGMVDECAAYVSHGRGLVSNYHLIKLMSTFAPGKSVMEWLKGHQVTGFEVLRFVDVRRFVQFGVIKGCIYRVHKFVVSKQYLAALASGQSRPVPGGDPLQKYTDGCHHFDQIITEQNMTDSEIMEKLKKLPVPKGDLAVFYR